One window of the Anolis carolinensis isolate JA03-04 unplaced genomic scaffold, rAnoCar3.1.pri scaffold_17, whole genome shotgun sequence genome contains the following:
- the LOC134294572 gene encoding zinc finger protein 658B-like isoform X1: MYIAHNSVDMEEKAYKCIECGKSFSHNSNLHRHQRTHTGEKPYNCLECGQSFAHSTGLHLHQRTHTGEKPYNCLVCGQSFSHNSNLYRHQRTHTGEKPYNCLECGQSFPHKGHLHTHQRTHTGEKPYNCLECGQSFPQKGHLHTHQRTHTGEKPYNCLECGQSFARSSGLRSHQRTHTGEKPYNCLECGQSFARSSGLRSHQRTHTGEKPYNCLECGQSFAHSSGLRSHQRTHTGEKPYNCLECGQSFADSSALRRHQRTHTGEKPYDCLECGQSFIQSSGLRSHQRTHTGEKPYNCLECGQSFAHSTGLHLHQRTHTGEKPYNCLECGQSFSHNSNLYRHQRTHTGEKPYNCLECGQSFPQKGHLHTHQRTHTGEKPYNCLECGQSFPQKGHLHTHQRTHTGEKPYNCLECGQSFARSSGLRSHQRTHTGEKPYNCLECGQSFARSSGLRSHQRTHTGEKPYNCLECGQSFAHSSGLRSHQRTHTGEKPYKCLECGQSFADSSALRRHQRTHTGEKPYDCIECGQSFIQSSGLRSHQRTHTGEKPYKCLECGQRFARSGTLRKHQRTHTGEKP, translated from the coding sequence atgtacatagcacataactctgttgacatggaggagaaagcatataaatgtattgaatgtggaaagagcttctctcataattcaaatctacatagacatcaaaggactcacactggggagaaaccctataactgcctggagtgtggacagagctttgctcatagtacAGGACtacatttacatcaaaggactcacactggggagaaaccctataactgcctggtgtgtggacagagcttctctcataattcaaatctatatagacatcaaaggactcatactggggagaaaccctataactgcctggagtgtggacagagctttcctcacaagggacacttacatacacatcaaaggactcacactggggagaaaccctataactgcctggagtgtggacagagctttcctcagaagggacacttacatacacatcaaaggactcacactggggagaaaccctataactgcctggagtgtggacagagcttcgctcgtagttcaggactacgttcacatcaaaggactcacactggggagaaaccctataactgcctggagtgtggacagagcttcgctcgtagttcaggactacgttcacatcaaaggactcacactggggagaaaccctataactgcctggagtgtggacagagctttgctcatagttcaggactacgttcacatcaaaggactcacactggggagaaaccctataactgcctggagtgtggacagagcttcgctgatAGTTCAGCACtccgtagacatcaaaggactcacactggggagaaaccctatgactgcctagagtgtggacagagcttcattcagagttcaggcctacgttcccatcaaaggacccacactggggagaaaccctataactgcctggagtgtggacagagctttgctcatagtacAGGACtacatttacatcaaaggactcacactggggagaaaccctataactgcctggagtgtggacagagcttctctcataattcaaatctatatagacatcaaaggactcacactggggagaaaccctataactgcctggagtgtggacagagctttcctcagaagggacacttacatacacatcaaaggactcacactggggagaaaccctataactgcctggagtgtggacagagctttcctcagaagggacacttacatacacatcaaaggactcacactggggagaaaccctataactgcctggagtgtggacagagcttcgctcgtagttcaggactacgttcacatcaaaggactcacactggggagaaaccctataactgcctggagtgtggacagagcttcgctcgtagttcaggactacgttcacatcaaaggactcacactggggagaaaccctataactgcctggagtgtggacagagctttgctcatagttcaggactacgttcacatcaaaggactcacactggggagaaaccctataaatgcctggagtgtggacagagcttcgctgatagttcagcactacgtagacatcaaaggactcacactggggagaaaccctatgactgcatagagtgtggacagagcttcattcagagttcaggcctacgttcccatcaaaggacccacactggagagaaaccctataaatgtctggagtgtggacagagattTGCTCGGAGTGGAACTCtgcgtaaacatcaaaggactcacactggggagaaaccgtag
- the LOC134294571 gene encoding zinc finger protein 850-like, whose translation MEKKSYKCIECGKSFSYSTTLQTHQRTHTGEKPYKCLECGQSFTRKGSLQTHQRTHTGEKPFTCLECGQSFTRKGSLQTHQRTHTGEKPYKCWECGQSFIHSTSLRVHQRTHTGEKPYNCLECEQSFTDRSGLRRHQRIHTGEKPYTCLECGQSFTRKGSLQTHQRTHTGEKPYKCLECEQSFTCSSGLCIHQRTHTGEKPYKCLECEQSFTCSSGLRIHQRTHTGEKPFKCLECEQSFTRSSDLHSHQRTHTGEKHFKCLECGQSFSQSSGLRSHQRTHTGEKPYTCLECGQSFTHSSGLRRHQRTHTGEKPYTCLECGQNFTHSSGLRRHQRTHTGEKPYNCLECGQSFAQKGSLHTHQRTHTGEKPYKCLECGQSFTHSSGLRRHQRTHTGEKPYTCLECGQSFTHSSGLRRHQRTHTGEKPYTCLECGQSFTQNSDLRSHQRTHTGEKPYTCLECGQSFTHSSGLRRHQRTHTGEKPYKCLECGQSFAQRGNLRSHQRTHTGEKLYNCLECGHSFVQKSGLRSHQRTHTGEKTYMCLECGQSFVHSSGLRKHQRTHTGEKPYTCRECGKSFTRSSGLRLHKRTHTGGEP comes from the coding sequence ATGGAGAAGAAATcatataaatgtattgaatgtggaaagagctttagttatAGTACAACTCTAcaaacacatcaaaggactcacactggggagaaaccctataaatgcctggagtgtggacagagctttactcggaagggaagcttacaaacacatcaaagaactcacactggggagaaaccctttacatgcctggagtgtggacagagctttactcggaagggaagcttacaaacacatcaaaggactcacactggggagaaaccctataagtgcTGGGAGTGTGGCCAGAGCTTCATTCATAGTACAAGTCTCCgtgtacatcaaaggactcacactggggagaaaccctataactgcctggagtgtgaacagagcttcactgatCGTTCAGgcttacgtagacatcaaaggattcacactggggagaaaccctatacatgcctggagtgtggacagagttttactcggaagggaagcttacaaacacatcaaagaactcacactggtgagaaaccctataaatgcctagagtgtgaacagagcttcacttGTAGTTCAGGTCTATgtatacatcaaaggactcacactggggagaaaccctataaatgcctagagtgtgaacagagcttcacttgtagttcaggtctacgtatacatcaaaggactcacactggggagaaaccctttaaatgcctggagtgtgaacagagcttcaccCGGAGTTCagatctacattcacatcaaaggactcacactggggagaaacactttaaatgcctggagtgtggacagagcttctctcagagttcaggcctacgttcacatcaaaggactcacactggggagaaaccctatacatgcctggagtgtggacagagctttactcatagttcaggcctacgtagacatcaaagaactcacactggggagaaaccctatacatgcctggagtgtggacagaacttcactcatagttcaggcctacgtagacatcaaaggactcacactggggagaaaccctataactgcctagagtgtggacagagcttcgctcagaagggaagcttacatacacatcaaaggactcacactggggagaaaccctataaatgcctggagtgtggacagagcttcactcatagttcaggcctacgtagacatcaaaggactcacactggggagaaaccctatacatgcctggagtgtggacagagctttactcatagttcaggcctacgtagacatcaaagaactcacactggggagaaaccctatacatgcctggagtgtggacagagcttcactcagaattcagacctacgttcacatcaaaggactcacactggggagaaaccctatacatgcctggagtgtggacagagctttactcatagttcaggcctacgtagacatcaaaggactcacactggggagaaaccctataaatgcctggagtgtggacagagctttgctcagaggggaaatctacgttcacatcaaagaactcacactggggagaaactctataactgcctggagtgtggacacagcTTCGTTCAGAAGTCAGGCCTACGttcgcatcaaaggactcacactggggagaaaacttatatgtgcctggagtgtggacagagctttgttcatagttcaggcctacgtaaacatcaaaggactcacactggggagaaaccctatacatgccgggagtgtggaaagagctttactcgtagttcaggtctacgtttacataaaagaactcacactgggggggaaccatag